The Streptomyces sp. NBC_00691 genome has a segment encoding these proteins:
- a CDS encoding polysaccharide pyruvyl transferase family protein, which yields MRPPAGHPVRVGLFGLLGSGNLGNDGSMEAVLAYLRRDHGEAVVDAMCGGPEVVRLRHGLPATRLHWYRGEYRTASRAGAVVGKGIGKLVDAVRTAAWVRRHDVVIVPGMGVLEATLPLRPWGFPYALLLLCASGRLFGTRVALVGVGAAPIGNRATRALVRRSARLAAYRSYRDEQSRDALRAMGVDTARDEVHPDLAFALPTPPSSTPSERPGPVCVGVMAFHGGDDDRARAEEIHRRYLDGTTRFVRALAEDGRPVRLLTGDDVDREVVDAILAAVDSPLVTAAETASLADLMKEMAAADTVVATRYHNLVCALKVGAPTLALSYAAKSDALMDRMGLGAYCHPAREVDADRLLDRFRELERRAPELRRTLAERNLTVARQLDDQFTALTAAVFPRTGHAHAHALRETP from the coding sequence ATGAGGCCTCCGGCGGGGCACCCGGTCCGCGTCGGACTGTTCGGACTGCTCGGCTCGGGCAACCTCGGCAACGACGGGTCGATGGAGGCCGTGCTCGCCTATCTCCGCCGGGACCACGGGGAAGCGGTCGTGGACGCGATGTGCGGCGGTCCCGAGGTCGTACGGCTCCGGCACGGGCTCCCCGCGACACGGCTGCACTGGTACCGCGGGGAGTACCGGACCGCGTCACGGGCGGGCGCGGTCGTGGGCAAGGGGATCGGCAAACTCGTCGACGCCGTCCGCACCGCCGCCTGGGTGCGCCGGCACGACGTGGTGATCGTGCCGGGCATGGGCGTCCTGGAGGCCACGCTGCCGTTGCGGCCGTGGGGCTTCCCGTACGCCCTGCTCCTGCTCTGCGCGTCCGGCAGGCTGTTCGGCACCCGGGTCGCGCTGGTCGGCGTCGGCGCCGCCCCGATCGGCAACCGGGCGACCCGGGCCCTGGTCCGCCGGTCGGCACGGCTCGCCGCGTACCGGTCGTACCGCGACGAGCAGTCCCGCGACGCCCTGCGGGCGATGGGTGTCGACACCGCTCGCGACGAGGTCCACCCGGACCTCGCCTTCGCCCTCCCGACGCCGCCGTCGAGCACCCCGTCGGAGAGGCCCGGCCCGGTGTGCGTCGGCGTCATGGCCTTCCACGGCGGCGACGACGACCGCGCCCGGGCCGAGGAGATCCACCGGCGCTACCTGGACGGGACGACCCGCTTCGTCCGCGCCCTGGCCGAGGACGGCAGGCCGGTCCGGCTGCTCACCGGCGACGACGTCGACCGCGAGGTGGTCGACGCGATCCTCGCCGCGGTGGACTCCCCGCTGGTCACGGCAGCCGAGACCGCCTCGCTCGCCGACCTCATGAAGGAGATGGCGGCCGCCGACACCGTGGTGGCGACCCGGTACCACAACCTGGTCTGCGCGCTGAAGGTCGGCGCGCCGACGCTCGCGCTCAGCTACGCGGCGAAGAGCGACGCGCTCATGGACCGGATGGGCCTCGGCGCGTACTGCCACCCGGCCCGAGAGGTCGACGCCGACCGGCTGCTCGACCGGTTCCGGGAACTGGAGCGGCGGGCGCCGGAGCTGCGGCGGACCCTCGCCGAGCGGAACCTGACCGTCGCCCGGCAGCTCGACGACCAGTTCACCGCACTGACCGCGGCCGTGTTCCCGAGGACCGGCCATGCCCACGCCCACGCCCTGCGGGAGACACCATGA
- a CDS encoding glycosyltransferase family 2 protein, which produces MTAPPRLGIGLPVYNGEEYLAEALDALLGQTYEDFELVISDNASTDGTQDICRTYAAKDARIRYIRLPRNIGAAPNHNYVFTQCRGELFKWASHDDLYARDLLRRCVDALDERPDVILAHADQAVIDGEGRVKVPYEYTLSTDSPRAPERFRSMLFEPGGDDFYGVMRADVLRRVKPHDSYHHADRTFVSEIGLHGPFHQVPELLYFRRDHPTRAERANPSKRSRCVNLDPRRAGPLHPTPRLLAEYVWGFVAAIRRAPLTSADRRACYGHLVSWATSRVRPGAGERVEDRAPVDPARLTVSLDAIVAGREGRRT; this is translated from the coding sequence ATGACCGCCCCACCCCGGCTCGGCATCGGCCTGCCCGTGTACAACGGCGAGGAGTACCTCGCCGAGGCGCTCGACGCCCTGCTCGGTCAGACCTACGAGGACTTCGAGCTGGTCATCTCCGACAACGCCTCGACCGACGGCACCCAGGACATCTGCCGCACGTACGCGGCGAAGGACGCGCGCATCCGGTACATCCGGCTGCCCCGGAACATCGGCGCCGCACCGAACCACAACTACGTGTTCACCCAGTGCCGCGGCGAACTGTTCAAGTGGGCCTCGCACGACGACCTGTACGCGCGGGACCTGCTGCGGCGCTGCGTGGACGCGCTGGACGAGCGGCCCGACGTGATCCTGGCCCATGCCGACCAGGCCGTCATCGACGGCGAGGGCCGGGTCAAGGTGCCGTACGAGTACACGCTCTCCACCGACTCGCCGCGCGCGCCGGAGCGCTTCCGCAGCATGCTGTTCGAGCCCGGCGGTGACGACTTCTACGGGGTGATGCGGGCCGACGTGCTGCGCCGGGTGAAGCCGCACGACAGCTATCACCACGCGGACCGCACGTTCGTCTCCGAGATCGGCCTGCACGGGCCCTTCCACCAGGTGCCGGAGCTGCTGTACTTCCGCCGGGACCACCCCACCCGCGCCGAGCGGGCCAACCCCTCCAAGCGTTCCCGGTGCGTCAACCTGGACCCGCGCCGGGCCGGTCCGCTGCACCCGACGCCCCGGCTGCTCGCCGAGTACGTCTGGGGCTTCGTCGCGGCGATCCGACGGGCGCCGTTGACCTCCGCCGACCGGCGCGCCTGCTACGGCCACCTGGTCTCCTGGGCCACCAGCCGGGTCCGGCCGGGCGCCGGTGAGCGGGTCGAGGACCGCGCCCCGGTCGACCCGGCGCGGCTCACCGTCTCCCTCGACGCGATCGTGGCCGGCCGGGAAGGCAGGCGGACATGA
- a CDS encoding DUF4910 domain-containing protein has translation MTAAGEEPTTSAGGRMHALVERLYPLCRSITGDGVRATLDIVGEYVPLEVHEVPTGTQVLDWTVPQEWNIRDAYIADAAGNRVVDFAASSLHVLGYSVPVARTMPLSELREHLHTLPDHPTWVPYRTSYYTPEWGFCLAQETLDALPDGEYEVCVDSTLADGHLTYAEHVVPGQVAEEVIVSCHVCHPSLANDNLAGIAVATFLAMALAEETPYYTYRFIYAPGTIGAITWLARNAERIEKVRHGLVLACAGDPGRLTYKRSRRGDAEIDRVLRHVLTSSERPHHITEFTPYGYDERQYCSPGFDLGVGSLSRTPYAGYPEYHTSADNPGFVSPEAMEDTLTVCREAFSLLDRNRRYVNLSPYGEPQLGRRGLYDSLGGRSDAKQAQMAMLWVLSMADGERGLLDVAERSGLPFDSVAGAADALASAGLIKA, from the coding sequence ATGACCGCGGCCGGCGAGGAGCCGACGACCTCGGCCGGCGGGCGGATGCACGCACTGGTGGAGCGGCTCTACCCGCTCTGCCGGAGCATCACCGGCGACGGGGTGCGCGCCACCCTGGACATTGTCGGCGAGTACGTTCCGCTGGAGGTGCACGAGGTGCCGACCGGGACGCAGGTGCTCGACTGGACGGTGCCCCAGGAGTGGAACATCCGGGACGCGTACATCGCCGACGCGGCGGGCAACCGGGTCGTCGACTTCGCGGCGTCCAGCCTGCACGTGCTCGGCTACAGCGTGCCGGTGGCGCGGACCATGCCGCTGTCGGAGCTGCGGGAGCATCTGCACACCCTGCCGGACCACCCGACGTGGGTGCCGTACCGGACCAGTTACTACACGCCGGAATGGGGGTTCTGCCTGGCCCAGGAGACCCTGGACGCGCTGCCGGACGGCGAGTACGAGGTGTGCGTCGACTCCACGCTCGCGGACGGGCACCTCACCTACGCCGAGCACGTGGTCCCCGGGCAGGTCGCCGAGGAGGTGATCGTCTCCTGTCACGTCTGCCACCCCTCGCTGGCCAACGACAACCTGGCCGGCATCGCGGTGGCGACGTTCCTGGCGATGGCGCTGGCCGAGGAGACGCCGTACTACACCTACCGGTTCATCTACGCGCCCGGCACCATCGGTGCGATCACCTGGCTCGCCCGCAACGCGGAGCGGATCGAGAAGGTCAGGCACGGGCTCGTGCTGGCCTGTGCCGGCGACCCCGGCCGGCTGACGTACAAGCGGAGCAGGCGCGGCGACGCGGAGATCGACCGGGTGCTGCGGCACGTCCTGACCTCCTCCGAACGCCCGCACCACATCACCGAGTTCACTCCGTACGGCTACGACGAGCGGCAGTACTGCTCGCCCGGCTTCGATCTCGGTGTCGGTTCGCTCAGCCGGACCCCGTACGCCGGGTACCCCGAGTACCACACCTCGGCGGACAACCCCGGCTTCGTCTCCCCGGAGGCGATGGAGGACACGCTGACCGTCTGCCGGGAGGCGTTCTCCCTGCTCGACCGCAACCGGCGGTACGTCAACCTCAGCCCGTACGGTGAACCGCAGTTGGGACGCCGCGGGCTGTACGACTCGCTCGGCGGCCGCAGCGACGCCAAGCAGGCCCAGATGGCCATGCTGTGGGTGCTCAGCATGGCCGACGGCGAGCGCGGTCTGCTGGATGTCGCCGAGCGGTCCGGGCTGCCGTTCGACTCGGTGGCCGGCGCGGCCGACGCGCTGGCCTCCGCCGGACTGATCAAGGCGTGA
- a CDS encoding NAD-dependent epimerase/dehydratase family protein: MRVLLTGHQGYLGTVMAPVLSAAGHEVVGLDSGLFADCVLGPSPADPSGHRVDLRDVTAEHVAGVDAVIHLAALSNDPLGSLAPDLTYDINHHASVRLARLAKEAGVGRFLYASTCSVYGAAGGDALVAEDAPLRPVTPYAESKVRVEDDLHALADGHFSPVYMRNATAFGFSPRLRADIVLNNLVGHALLSGEVLVMSDGTPWRPLVHAADIARAFTAALTAPREAVHDRAFNIGSEINNVTVAEIAGQVAEAVSGSKVVITGETGADPRSYRVDFSRFRAALPGFDCEWSVKRGALELADAYREFALTREGFERRFTRLAVLRAASENGTVDDTLRWRR; the protein is encoded by the coding sequence TTGCGCGTACTGCTGACGGGACACCAGGGCTACCTGGGCACCGTGATGGCCCCGGTCCTCTCCGCCGCCGGGCACGAGGTCGTCGGTCTCGACTCCGGCCTGTTCGCGGACTGCGTGCTCGGCCCGTCGCCGGCGGACCCGTCCGGACATCGGGTGGACCTGCGCGACGTGACGGCCGAGCACGTGGCCGGGGTGGACGCCGTGATCCATCTGGCCGCGCTCTCCAACGACCCGCTGGGGTCGCTGGCGCCGGACCTCACCTACGACATCAACCACCACGCCTCCGTACGGCTCGCCCGACTGGCCAAGGAGGCCGGGGTGGGGCGCTTCCTGTACGCGTCCACCTGTTCCGTCTACGGCGCCGCGGGCGGTGACGCGCTGGTGGCGGAGGACGCCCCGCTGCGCCCCGTGACGCCGTACGCGGAGTCCAAGGTGCGGGTGGAGGACGATCTGCACGCGCTCGCCGACGGCCACTTCAGCCCGGTGTACATGCGCAACGCCACCGCGTTCGGCTTCTCGCCGCGGCTGCGCGCCGACATCGTGCTGAACAACCTGGTGGGCCACGCCCTGCTGTCCGGCGAGGTGCTCGTGATGTCCGACGGCACGCCCTGGCGTCCGCTGGTGCACGCCGCCGACATCGCGCGGGCCTTCACCGCCGCGCTGACGGCTCCGCGCGAGGCGGTGCACGACCGGGCGTTCAACATCGGCAGCGAGATCAACAACGTCACGGTCGCCGAGATCGCCGGGCAGGTCGCCGAGGCGGTGTCGGGCTCGAAGGTGGTGATCACCGGGGAGACCGGTGCCGATCCGCGCTCGTACCGGGTGGACTTCTCCCGGTTCCGGGCCGCGCTGCCCGGTTTCGACTGCGAGTGGTCGGTGAAGCGCGGCGCGCTCGAACTCGCCGACGCCTACCGCGAGTTCGCCCTCACGCGGGAAGGCTTCGAGCGTCGCTTCACCCGGCTCGCCGTGCTGCGCGCGGCGTCCGAGAACGGCACCGTCGACGACACCCTGCGGTGGCGCCGATGA
- a CDS encoding PIG-L deacetylase family protein, with protein sequence MIRLGSGSLERIVAVGAHCDDIAIGAGGTLLTLCLARPGVRVDALVLSGGGGEREEEERAALAAFCPGADLRLTVLKLPDGRLPAHWEEAKSAVEELRARTEPDVILAPRTDDAHQDHRGLARLLPTAFRDHLVLGYEIVKWDGDLGRPMAYQPLSPEVAEEKVRLLQEHYPSQRHRPWYDREAFLGLARIRGIECHARYAEAFAVTKLTLDLGE encoded by the coding sequence GTGATCCGGCTCGGCTCCGGGAGCCTGGAGCGGATCGTCGCGGTGGGGGCGCACTGCGACGACATCGCCATCGGCGCGGGCGGCACGCTGCTGACCCTGTGCCTCGCGCGGCCGGGCGTACGGGTCGACGCGCTGGTGCTCTCCGGCGGCGGCGGCGAGCGTGAGGAGGAGGAGCGCGCCGCGCTCGCCGCCTTCTGCCCGGGAGCCGACCTGCGGCTGACCGTGCTCAAGCTGCCGGACGGCCGGCTGCCCGCGCACTGGGAGGAGGCCAAGTCCGCGGTCGAGGAGCTGCGCGCCCGGACCGAGCCCGACGTGATCCTCGCGCCGCGCACCGACGACGCGCACCAGGATCATCGCGGCCTGGCACGGCTGCTTCCCACCGCGTTCCGCGACCATCTCGTACTCGGCTACGAGATCGTCAAGTGGGACGGCGACCTCGGTCGGCCGATGGCGTACCAACCGCTGTCGCCGGAGGTCGCCGAGGAGAAGGTACGGCTGCTGCAGGAGCACTACCCCTCGCAGCGGCACCGTCCCTGGTACGACCGGGAGGCCTTCCTCGGCCTGGCCCGGATCCGCGGTATCGAATGCCACGCGCGGTACGCCGAGGCGTTCGCGGTCACCAAACTCACTCTCGATCTGGGGGAATGA
- a CDS encoding glucose-1-phosphate cytidylyltransferase, which produces MKVVLFCGGYGLRMRSGATDDIPKPMAMVGPRPLIWHVMRYYASFGHTEFILCLGYGAHHIKNFFLTYEETTSNDFVLRGGRTELLSTDIADWTITFAQTGIESPIGERLRRVRHHLDGDEMFLANYADVLTDAPLPEMIDRFSRRDAGASMMVVPPQSSFHCVDLGDDGLVGGITAVSDMPLWENGGYFVLRQEVFDHIPENGDLVADGCAQLAKRGRLVAYQHRGFWKPTDTVKERAALDAAYTRGDRPWAVWERDGVSTGASAGSA; this is translated from the coding sequence ATGAAGGTCGTCCTGTTCTGCGGCGGTTACGGGCTGCGGATGCGCAGCGGAGCCACCGACGACATCCCCAAGCCGATGGCGATGGTCGGTCCCCGCCCGCTGATCTGGCACGTCATGCGCTACTACGCGTCCTTCGGGCACACGGAGTTCATCCTGTGCCTCGGGTACGGGGCCCACCACATCAAGAACTTCTTCCTCACCTACGAGGAGACGACGTCCAACGACTTCGTCCTGCGGGGCGGGAGGACCGAGCTGCTCTCCACCGACATCGCCGACTGGACGATCACGTTCGCGCAGACCGGCATCGAGTCGCCGATCGGCGAGCGGCTGCGCCGGGTGCGCCACCATCTGGACGGCGACGAGATGTTCCTCGCCAACTACGCCGACGTGCTCACCGACGCCCCGCTGCCGGAGATGATCGACCGGTTCTCCCGGCGTGACGCCGGCGCGTCGATGATGGTGGTGCCGCCGCAGTCCTCGTTCCACTGCGTGGACCTGGGTGACGACGGTCTGGTGGGCGGCATCACGGCGGTGAGCGACATGCCGCTGTGGGAGAACGGCGGCTACTTCGTGCTCCGCCAGGAGGTCTTCGACCACATACCCGAGAACGGCGACCTGGTCGCCGACGGCTGTGCCCAACTGGCCAAGCGCGGAAGGCTGGTGGCCTACCAGCACCGCGGCTTCTGGAAGCCGACCGACACCGTGAAGGAGCGGGCCGCGCTCGACGCCGCGTACACCCGCGGCGACCGCCCGTGGGCCGTGTGGGAGCGGGACGGCGTGAGCACGGGCGCGTCGGCGGGGTCCGCGTGA
- a CDS encoding class I SAM-dependent methyltransferase: MTRCRLCGSAALASVVDLGATPPCESFLAADRLDRPEPAYPLHLRVCTDCWLAQIPPLITPEETFQEYAYFSSYSTSWVEHARTYVADAVRRVGLGPDAFVVEVASNDGYLLKHVVDRGIRCLGIEPSVNVGAAARDAGVPTLTAFLSPETGSAVRAQHGPADLVVANNVYAHIPDVVGFTEGLRALVADDGWVSVEVQHLLTLIEENQYDTIYHEHFQYYTVASAARALASGGLTLVDVELLPTHGGSIRLWARPSEVAGEPSRRVAEVLDREKAAGLQELSGYAEFSARVAKVRRDLLRFLIDAAERGETVVGYGAPGKGNTLLNHCGIRPDLLAYTVDRNPYKHGRFTPGTRIPILPPERIAADRPDYVLVLPWNLRDELVEQLSFVHEWGGRLVFPIPELSVVEVKA; encoded by the coding sequence ATGACACGATGCCGACTCTGCGGTTCGGCGGCGCTGGCCAGCGTCGTCGACCTGGGGGCGACTCCGCCGTGCGAGAGCTTTCTCGCCGCGGACCGACTGGACCGGCCCGAGCCCGCGTACCCGCTGCACCTGCGGGTCTGCACGGACTGCTGGCTCGCGCAGATCCCGCCGCTGATCACGCCGGAGGAGACGTTCCAGGAGTACGCGTACTTCTCCTCGTACTCGACCTCCTGGGTGGAGCACGCGCGCACCTACGTCGCCGACGCCGTGCGGCGGGTCGGGCTCGGCCCCGACGCCTTCGTGGTCGAGGTCGCGAGCAATGACGGGTACCTGCTGAAGCACGTGGTGGACCGGGGGATCCGCTGCCTCGGCATCGAGCCGTCGGTGAACGTCGGTGCGGCGGCCCGGGACGCGGGGGTGCCCACGCTCACGGCGTTCCTTTCGCCGGAGACGGGCTCGGCCGTCCGCGCCCAGCACGGCCCGGCGGACCTGGTCGTCGCCAACAACGTGTACGCGCACATCCCCGACGTGGTCGGCTTCACCGAAGGGCTGCGCGCCCTGGTCGCGGACGACGGCTGGGTCTCCGTCGAGGTGCAGCACCTGCTGACCCTGATCGAGGAGAACCAGTACGACACGATCTACCACGAGCACTTCCAGTACTACACGGTGGCGTCCGCCGCCCGGGCGCTCGCGAGCGGCGGGCTCACGCTCGTCGACGTCGAGCTGCTGCCCACGCACGGCGGCTCCATCCGGCTGTGGGCGCGGCCGTCCGAGGTGGCCGGCGAGCCGAGCCGCCGGGTGGCGGAGGTCCTCGACCGGGAGAAGGCCGCCGGGCTCCAGGAGCTGTCCGGGTACGCGGAGTTCTCCGCCCGGGTGGCCAAGGTGCGCCGGGACCTCCTGCGGTTCCTCATCGACGCCGCCGAGCGCGGCGAGACGGTGGTCGGCTACGGCGCCCCGGGCAAGGGCAACACCCTCCTCAACCACTGCGGCATCCGGCCCGACCTGCTCGCCTACACGGTCGACCGCAACCCCTACAAGCACGGCCGTTTCACGCCGGGCACCCGCATCCCGATCCTGCCGCCCGAGCGGATCGCCGCCGACCGGCCGGACTACGTCCTCGTCCTCCCGTGGAACCTGCGGGACGAGCTGGTCGAGCAGCTGTCCTTCGTGCACGAGTGGGGCGGCCGGCTCGTCTTCCCCATCCCGGAACTGAGCGTTGTCGAGGTGAAGGCATGA
- a CDS encoding glycosyltransferase family 4 protein — MHVLVVHNRYSSAQPSGENRVVDEEVGLLRAAGHRVDLFERRSDDIAARSLLGKVAVPLLVPWNPASRAELTARLRADRPDVVHVHNVFPLLSPSVLAACADVGVPVVATLHNYTQVCPPGTLHRAGRQCTECVGSAASLPAVRHGCYRNSRLATVPLAVSLTVNRRRWWSGVERFLCISSAQRDVLVRSGMPAERLAVKHNFVPDPGTLRKGAGEQLLFLGRLAETKGVRLLMAAWDEVAAGGGVGVPLVIAGAGPLEPEVSAWAAGREDVRYAGLWDPEECRRAVARSVAVLAPSLAMETFGLVVAEAMAAGVPAVAAAHGAFVELVEDGVTGLLHRPGDPASLASRIRRIAAEPDRNREMGEAARRRYEKGFSPSVGLERLLEEYRTAIAVGSGGGTSAPPAGHEETGSPRGTRASGDGGQEK; from the coding sequence ATGCATGTCCTCGTGGTCCACAACCGTTACTCCTCGGCGCAGCCGAGCGGGGAGAACCGGGTCGTCGACGAAGAGGTGGGGCTGCTGCGCGCGGCCGGCCACCGGGTCGACCTGTTCGAGCGGCGCAGTGACGACATCGCCGCCCGCTCCCTGCTGGGCAAGGTCGCGGTGCCGCTGCTCGTGCCGTGGAACCCGGCGTCCCGCGCGGAGCTCACCGCCCGGCTCCGCGCCGACCGGCCGGACGTGGTGCACGTCCACAACGTGTTCCCGCTCCTTTCGCCCTCGGTGCTCGCCGCCTGCGCGGACGTCGGCGTTCCCGTCGTCGCCACGCTGCACAACTACACCCAGGTGTGCCCGCCGGGGACGCTGCACCGGGCCGGGCGGCAGTGCACCGAGTGCGTGGGCTCGGCGGCGTCGCTGCCCGCCGTCCGGCACGGCTGCTACCGGAACTCCCGGCTGGCGACGGTGCCGCTCGCGGTCAGCCTGACGGTCAACCGGCGGCGCTGGTGGTCCGGTGTGGAGCGGTTCCTCTGCATCTCCTCGGCCCAGCGCGACGTCCTGGTCCGCTCCGGGATGCCGGCCGAGCGGCTGGCGGTGAAGCACAACTTCGTGCCCGACCCGGGCACCCTCCGGAAGGGCGCGGGCGAGCAGCTGCTCTTCCTCGGCCGGCTCGCGGAGACCAAGGGCGTACGGCTGCTCATGGCCGCCTGGGACGAGGTCGCGGCGGGCGGCGGTGTGGGCGTGCCGCTCGTGATCGCCGGGGCGGGGCCGCTGGAGCCCGAGGTGTCCGCCTGGGCGGCGGGCCGGGAGGACGTCCGGTACGCCGGGCTGTGGGACCCGGAGGAGTGCCGGAGGGCCGTCGCGCGGTCGGTGGCCGTGCTGGCTCCCTCGCTGGCCATGGAGACCTTCGGCCTGGTGGTCGCGGAGGCGATGGCGGCGGGGGTCCCGGCCGTCGCGGCCGCTCACGGCGCCTTCGTCGAACTCGTCGAGGACGGGGTGACCGGCCTGCTGCACCGGCCGGGCGATCCCGCCTCGCTCGCGTCCCGCATCCGCCGGATCGCGGCGGAGCCGGACCGCAACCGGGAGATGGGTGAGGCGGCCCGGCGCCGTTACGAGAAGGGGTTCAGCCCGTCCGTCGGGCTCGAACGCCTCCTTGAGGAGTACCGCACCGCGATCGCGGTGGGGTCGGGCGGCGGGACCAGCGCGCCGCCGGCAGGGCATGAAGAGACCGGCTCGCCGCGGGGCACCCGCGCGAGCGGAGATGGGGGGCAGGAGAAATGA
- a CDS encoding O-antigen ligase domain-containing protein — MDDDLRHDRPPFAADPAGPRPADGPRPGGTPKAVGIVWALLGLNTLGSAGAKTVVAIPRSLIQMATMGALVAAFALALALNPRLRIRPSAFVLLLTLLLVPSLIASVQLEVGVGALFRCARLALFVATLWLLTRWWDGGLTFVRHHIRMYFAVLVLVAAGLAVSPATAMPEYYGGRLVGALWPLTPPQIGQYAAVVIGLAVLLLLGRRTTGAGAAVVIVPSLVLLAMTHTRTATLGLLIGLVLAIGSLILTSAAARRFFAWAVLCATVAAVVFSSALRAWFLRGQSQENFANLTGRAKVWDALLSAPRTTGERVFGTGLGDKSFDGLPIDNSWLAVYDEQGLVGVTLVAAIVIVLGGVALLRPPSLPRACAIFLIGYCGISSYTEVGLGDASAYLLHLALAASLLAVPAPATPVPTHDITRRRIPLWARR, encoded by the coding sequence ATGGACGACGATCTGAGGCACGACCGGCCGCCGTTCGCGGCGGACCCGGCGGGCCCACGCCCCGCCGACGGGCCGCGCCCCGGCGGCACTCCGAAGGCCGTCGGGATCGTCTGGGCGCTGCTGGGCCTCAACACGCTGGGCTCGGCGGGGGCGAAGACCGTGGTCGCGATCCCCCGCTCCCTCATTCAGATGGCCACCATGGGCGCGCTGGTCGCGGCGTTCGCGCTGGCTCTGGCACTCAACCCCCGGCTGCGGATCCGGCCCAGCGCGTTCGTCCTCCTGCTCACGCTGCTGCTCGTGCCGAGTCTGATCGCCAGCGTGCAGCTGGAGGTCGGGGTCGGCGCGCTGTTCCGCTGCGCCCGGCTGGCTCTCTTCGTCGCCACGCTGTGGCTGCTCACCCGCTGGTGGGACGGCGGACTGACCTTCGTCCGCCACCACATACGGATGTACTTCGCGGTCCTGGTGCTGGTGGCCGCGGGCCTGGCCGTCTCACCGGCGACGGCCATGCCCGAGTACTACGGCGGGCGTCTGGTCGGCGCGCTGTGGCCGCTGACCCCGCCGCAGATCGGCCAGTACGCCGCGGTGGTCATCGGGCTCGCCGTGCTGCTCCTGCTCGGCCGCCGGACCACCGGCGCCGGTGCCGCGGTGGTCATCGTGCCGTCCCTCGTGCTGCTCGCGATGACCCACACCCGGACGGCCACGCTCGGCCTGCTCATCGGGCTCGTGCTGGCGATCGGCTCGCTCATCCTGACGAGCGCCGCCGCCCGCCGGTTCTTCGCCTGGGCGGTGCTGTGCGCGACGGTGGCCGCGGTGGTGTTCAGCTCCGCGCTGCGGGCGTGGTTCCTGCGCGGGCAGAGCCAGGAGAACTTCGCCAACCTGACCGGACGGGCCAAGGTCTGGGACGCGCTCCTCTCGGCGCCCCGGACGACCGGCGAGAGGGTGTTCGGCACGGGCCTGGGCGACAAGTCGTTCGACGGCCTGCCGATCGACAACAGCTGGCTGGCCGTCTACGACGAGCAGGGGCTGGTCGGCGTCACCCTCGTGGCGGCCATCGTCATCGTGCTCGGCGGTGTCGCGCTGCTGCGGCCGCCGTCGCTGCCGAGGGCCTGCGCGATCTTCCTGATCGGCTACTGCGGGATCTCCTCGTACACCGAGGTGGGTCTCGGCGACGCCTCCGCGTATCTGCTCCATCTGGCCCTGGCCGCCTCGCTCCTCGCGGTCCCCGCCCCGGCCACGCCCGTACCGACGCACGACATCACCCGACGCCGTATCCCGCTCTGGGCCAGGAGGTGA